The proteins below are encoded in one region of Limnochorda pilosa:
- a CDS encoding glycosyltransferase family 4 protein — protein sequence MARAVCFVSTYPPRQCGIATFTRDLIQGLQRATPAGTVRARVLAMGDGARYPYPSEVAREIPEADPAAYPEAARVINASCDVVSLQHEYGIFGGEHGAHVLHLIRALERPLITTLHTVLPDPNRQELRILQELARRSERVVVMSRAALPILAQRYRVPVSKIRLIRHGAPSLPFDPTAKARLGLEGRMVVSTFGLIGPGKGLEYAIEAVGRLRIVHPEVLYLVLGRTHPRLLTGEGSGYRRRLEERVRDLHLEDHVRFVDRFLSRGEIALYLSATDAYLTPYPGRNQISSGTLTYALAAGRAIVSTPYLYAQDVLGDGRGLLVPFSDADALAGGLQRLLEEPGLLQTLQHRARAFGKQLSWPAVAMQYLDVFREVAAEPEGRETVPAPGAGPVRAPVPAGRVARPVPLPAAPATMGTERGEAGGRRAGRPSGLAAP from the coding sequence ATGGCGCGTGCGGTCTGCTTCGTCAGCACCTATCCCCCCAGGCAATGTGGCATCGCCACCTTCACCCGTGACCTGATCCAAGGCCTGCAACGGGCTACGCCCGCCGGGACGGTGCGGGCGCGGGTCCTGGCCATGGGCGACGGCGCCCGCTACCCGTACCCGTCCGAGGTGGCCCGGGAGATCCCCGAGGCGGATCCGGCGGCCTACCCGGAGGCGGCCAGGGTCATCAACGCCTCGTGCGACGTCGTCTCCCTCCAGCACGAGTACGGGATCTTTGGCGGCGAGCACGGGGCGCACGTCCTCCACCTGATCCGCGCCCTGGAGCGGCCCCTGATCACCACCCTGCACACGGTGCTTCCCGATCCGAACCGCCAGGAGCTCCGGATCCTCCAGGAGCTGGCGCGCCGGTCTGAGCGGGTGGTGGTGATGAGCCGCGCGGCCCTCCCGATCCTCGCCCAGCGGTACCGGGTGCCGGTCTCGAAGATCCGCCTGATCCGGCACGGTGCACCCAGCCTGCCCTTCGATCCCACTGCCAAGGCGCGCCTGGGCCTGGAGGGGCGCATGGTCGTCTCCACCTTCGGTCTCATCGGGCCCGGCAAGGGCCTGGAGTATGCGATCGAGGCGGTGGGGCGGCTGCGGATCGTGCACCCGGAGGTCCTCTACCTGGTGCTGGGGCGCACGCACCCCCGGCTCCTCACGGGGGAGGGGTCCGGCTACCGCCGGCGCCTGGAGGAGCGGGTGCGGGACCTTCACCTGGAAGATCACGTCCGCTTCGTGGACCGTTTCCTGAGCCGCGGGGAGATCGCCCTCTACCTTTCGGCGACCGACGCGTACCTCACCCCCTACCCGGGCCGGAACCAGATTTCCAGCGGCACGCTCACCTACGCCCTGGCCGCGGGGCGTGCCATCGTCTCCACTCCCTATCTCTACGCCCAGGACGTCCTGGGCGACGGCCGGGGCCTCCTGGTCCCCTTCTCCGACGCCGACGCCCTGGCCGGTGGGTTGCAGCGGCTCCTGGAGGAGCCTGGGCTCCTCCAAACCCTGCAGCACCGCGCGCGGGCCTTCGGAAAGCAGCTCTCGTGGCCGGCGGTGGCCATGCAGTACCTGGACGTGTTCCGCGAGGTGGCGGCCGAGCCCGAAGGGCGAGAGACGGTCCCGGCCCCGGGCGCGGGGCCGGTGCGGGCGCCGGTGCCGGCGGGTAGGGTCGCTCGCCCCGTGCCGTTGCCGGCGGCCCCGGCCACCATGGGCACCGAGAGGGGGGAGGCCGGTGGCCGTCGCGCCGGACGACCATCGGGTCTGGCCGCCCCTTAA
- the gltA gene encoding NADPH-dependent glutamate synthase: MGRKVNWQQVPAHQLPVEERATSFAEVNQGYAYEEAVLEAQRCLQCPTPSCQDGCPNGNPIRDFIDHLAEGELAEAAELDWTRNALPACTGRVCAWENQCEGFCVMAKRGDPIKIGALERFFADWALEHLDQVELRAPGARPRPERVAVVGAGPAGLAVSHFLGRKGYGVTVFESWAVPGGVMTYGIPEYVLPQPVIDREVERIRQLGVEIRTGVRVGEDVSLDQLLEEYDAVFIGTGANEASTMGVPGEDLEGVWTAKDFLMRAQAARMADRLGGRLPAEQLAPPAVGRRVAVVGAGNTAMDAARTAVRLGAQEVSVVYRRAEEQSPSRPIEVEHARLEGVRFQYLVNPTRFIGDDQGRLQAMELIRMRLGEPDRSGRPRPVPVEGSEHVVPVDTVILAIGYAPERLLVEGGRLEATSWGGLVVDEETGATSRPGVFAGGDCVTGANTVIHAVAAARKASAAIERYLGARAVGEAPWPPAPEAVPVSGGVGLRTPRRAAALERKAR; encoded by the coding sequence GTGGGACGGAAGGTCAACTGGCAGCAGGTGCCCGCGCACCAGCTTCCCGTGGAAGAGCGCGCCACGAGCTTCGCCGAGGTGAACCAGGGGTACGCCTACGAGGAGGCGGTGCTGGAGGCCCAACGGTGCCTCCAGTGCCCCACGCCGTCCTGCCAGGACGGCTGCCCCAACGGCAACCCGATCCGCGACTTCATCGACCACCTGGCGGAAGGGGAGCTGGCGGAGGCCGCGGAGCTGGACTGGACCCGGAACGCCCTGCCCGCGTGCACCGGCCGGGTCTGCGCCTGGGAGAACCAGTGCGAGGGCTTCTGCGTCATGGCCAAGCGGGGGGATCCCATCAAGATCGGCGCGCTCGAGCGCTTTTTCGCCGATTGGGCGCTGGAGCACCTGGACCAGGTGGAACTCCGGGCCCCCGGCGCCCGGCCGCGCCCCGAGCGGGTGGCCGTGGTCGGCGCCGGTCCTGCCGGGCTGGCGGTGAGCCACTTCCTGGGGCGGAAAGGGTACGGGGTGACCGTGTTCGAGAGCTGGGCGGTCCCTGGGGGTGTGATGACCTACGGCATCCCCGAGTACGTGTTGCCCCAGCCGGTCATCGACCGGGAGGTGGAGCGCATCCGGCAGCTTGGGGTGGAGATCCGGACCGGCGTGCGGGTGGGGGAGGACGTCTCCCTGGACCAACTCCTGGAGGAGTACGACGCGGTCTTCATCGGCACCGGGGCCAACGAGGCGTCCACCATGGGCGTGCCCGGAGAGGACCTGGAGGGCGTCTGGACCGCCAAGGACTTCCTCATGCGGGCGCAGGCGGCCCGTATGGCCGACCGCCTGGGCGGCCGCCTGCCTGCCGAGCAGCTGGCCCCGCCCGCAGTGGGCCGCCGGGTGGCCGTGGTCGGTGCGGGCAACACGGCCATGGACGCCGCCCGCACCGCGGTCCGCCTGGGGGCCCAGGAGGTGTCGGTGGTCTACCGGCGTGCTGAGGAGCAGAGCCCCTCGCGCCCCATCGAGGTGGAGCACGCCCGCCTGGAAGGCGTCCGCTTCCAGTACCTGGTCAACCCAACCCGGTTCATCGGCGACGACCAGGGCCGGCTCCAGGCCATGGAGCTGATCCGCATGCGCCTGGGAGAACCCGATCGCTCCGGGCGCCCGCGGCCCGTTCCCGTCGAGGGCAGCGAGCATGTGGTGCCGGTGGACACGGTGATCCTGGCCATCGGCTACGCGCCCGAACGGTTGCTGGTGGAAGGCGGGCGGCTCGAGGCCACCTCGTGGGGAGGCCTGGTGGTGGATGAGGAGACGGGTGCCACCAGCCGCCCCGGCGTCTTCGCGGGGGGCGACTGCGTGACGGGGGCCAACACCGTCATCCACGCGGTGGCCGCCGCCCGGAAGGCGTCGGCCGCCATCGAGCGGTACCTGGGGGCCCGGGCGGTCGGGGAAGCCCCGTGGCCCCCGGCGCCCGAAGCGGTCCCGGTCTCAGGCGGAGTCGGCCTGCGCACCCCCCGGCGCGCGGCTGCGCTCGAGCGCAAGGCGCGCTAG
- the pstC gene encoding phosphate ABC transporter permease subunit PstC: MSLPIHQARTVNRGDRLFRGVLVVFGLLVLAVAAVILDELGQVARPSVARYGLGFLTGTQWDPIQQRFGALPFVFGTVVSSAIAVLLAVPLGLGVAFFLSELAPRWLRDPVSFLVELLAAIPSVVYGLWGIFVLVPLIRALEMKIVASGLGFLPIFSGAPYGIGMLSAGVILAIMIVPTVAAVSREVFRAVPGSQREAALALGATRWEAMKVVFDYGRAGIVGAVVLGWGRALGETMAVNMVIGNQPVISLSLFSPAHTMASVIASEFNEAVVPMHVSALAEIGLVLFGVTFLLSAVARILVIRVERKARGRSAATGVIGA; encoded by the coding sequence ATGAGCCTACCCATCCATCAAGCGCGAACGGTCAACCGGGGCGACCGGCTCTTCCGAGGAGTGCTGGTGGTCTTCGGCCTGTTGGTCCTGGCGGTGGCTGCGGTGATCCTGGACGAGCTCGGGCAGGTGGCGCGGCCCAGCGTGGCCCGCTACGGCCTGGGCTTCCTCACCGGCACCCAGTGGGACCCGATCCAGCAGCGGTTCGGGGCGCTGCCCTTCGTCTTCGGCACGGTGGTCTCGTCCGCGATCGCGGTCCTTCTCGCCGTTCCCCTGGGGCTGGGCGTGGCCTTCTTCCTCTCCGAGCTCGCGCCCCGCTGGCTGCGCGACCCGGTCTCCTTCCTGGTGGAGCTCCTCGCGGCCATCCCCAGCGTGGTCTACGGGCTCTGGGGCATCTTCGTGCTGGTGCCCCTGATCCGGGCCCTCGAGATGAAGATCGTCGCCAGCGGCCTCGGCTTCCTTCCCATCTTCAGCGGGGCGCCGTACGGCATCGGCATGCTCAGTGCCGGGGTCATCCTGGCCATCATGATCGTCCCGACGGTGGCGGCCGTCTCGCGGGAGGTTTTCCGGGCCGTGCCGGGCAGCCAGCGGGAGGCGGCGCTGGCCCTGGGCGCGACCCGCTGGGAGGCCATGAAGGTGGTCTTCGACTACGGCCGGGCGGGCATCGTGGGTGCGGTGGTGCTGGGGTGGGGAAGGGCCCTGGGTGAGACCATGGCCGTCAACATGGTCATTGGCAACCAGCCGGTCATCTCCCTCTCCCTCTTCTCCCCCGCGCACACCATGGCCAGCGTCATCGCGAGCGAGTTCAACGAGGCCGTGGTGCCCATGCACGTCTCCGCCCTGGCGGAGATCGGGCTGGTGCTCTTCGGGGTCACTTTTCTGCTGAGCGCCGTGGCCAGGATTCTCGTGATCCGGGTGGAACGCAAGGCTCGGGGGCGCAGCGCGGCGACAGGGGTGATCGGGGCATGA
- a CDS encoding phosphate ABC transporter ATP-binding protein, translated as MAVPVRVEHLNAAFGAFQALHDVTITLPAQTVTAVIGPSGCGKSTFVRCINRMHEESPGGRVSGQVFLGDEPVYGPDVDPVRIRRRVGMVFQRPNPFPTLSILGNVVAGLALLPGRHRNLEAIAERSLRQAGLWDEVKDRLYDPALSLSGGQQQRLCIARALAVEPEVLLLDEPCSSLDPISSGKVEETILQVAERYTVVLVTHNVQQATRVSQMTAFFLLGHLIEFAPTEQLFTNPSHEQTEAYITGRFG; from the coding sequence GTGGCGGTACCCGTTCGAGTCGAGCACCTGAACGCTGCCTTCGGCGCCTTCCAGGCGCTGCACGACGTGACCATCACCCTTCCGGCCCAGACGGTGACCGCCGTCATCGGTCCCTCGGGGTGCGGCAAGTCCACCTTCGTGCGGTGCATCAACCGGATGCACGAGGAGTCGCCGGGGGGGCGGGTCTCGGGGCAGGTCTTCCTGGGTGACGAGCCCGTCTACGGCCCGGACGTGGATCCCGTTCGCATCCGGCGGCGGGTGGGCATGGTCTTCCAGCGCCCCAACCCCTTCCCGACCCTGTCCATCCTGGGGAACGTGGTGGCGGGCCTCGCCCTCCTGCCGGGCCGCCACCGGAACCTGGAGGCCATCGCCGAGCGGAGCCTCCGCCAGGCCGGCCTCTGGGACGAGGTGAAAGATCGGCTCTACGATCCCGCCCTCAGCCTCTCGGGCGGCCAGCAGCAGCGGCTCTGCATCGCCCGGGCCCTGGCGGTGGAGCCGGAGGTGCTGCTGCTGGACGAGCCCTGCTCTTCCCTGGACCCCATCTCCTCGGGCAAGGTGGAGGAGACGATCCTCCAGGTCGCCGAGCGCTACACCGTCGTGCTGGTGACCCACAACGTCCAGCAGGCCACCCGGGTCTCGCAGATGACCGCCTTCTTCCTCCTGGGGCACCTCATCGAGTTCGCCCCCACCGAGCAGCTCTTCACCAATCCCTCCCACGAGCAGACGGAGGCCTACATCACCGGTCGCTTCGGTTGA
- the pstS gene encoding phosphate ABC transporter substrate-binding protein PstS, translating to MKSPRRILGAMLVGALVLTPLAASAQTLQLNGAGATFPYPIYSLWFDTYRSVKSGVQINYQAIGSGGGIRQITAQTVDFGGSDAALSDEQLAAAPGELLHIPTVIGSVAVVYNLQGVDTGLKLSPEVLADIYLGKVTRWNDESIAQLNPSVKLPDLAIAVARRSDGSGTTNIFTNYLSEISAEWKEKVGAGTSVAWPVGLGGQGNAGVAGLVRQIPGAIGYVEIAYALQNKMSYAALQNQSGRFVLPSLEATSLAANKPMPEDLRAIIVNTPDPNGYPIAGFTWLLVYKEQEDAKKGQALVDFLWWAVHDGQKLARQLEYAPLPANVVKMVEEKIASITYDGQPLLKR from the coding sequence TTGAAGTCGCCTCGACGCATCTTGGGGGCCATGCTGGTAGGGGCCCTGGTTCTGACCCCGCTGGCAGCGTCGGCTCAGACGCTCCAGCTCAACGGCGCCGGCGCCACGTTTCCCTACCCGATCTACTCGCTCTGGTTCGATACCTACCGTTCGGTGAAATCGGGCGTCCAGATCAACTACCAGGCGATCGGCAGCGGCGGCGGCATTCGCCAGATCACCGCCCAGACTGTGGACTTCGGCGGTTCCGACGCCGCCCTGAGCGACGAGCAGCTGGCCGCCGCGCCGGGCGAGCTCTTGCACATCCCCACCGTGATCGGCTCGGTGGCCGTCGTCTACAACCTCCAGGGGGTCGACACCGGCCTCAAGCTGTCGCCTGAGGTGCTGGCCGACATTTACCTGGGCAAGGTCACCCGCTGGAACGACGAGAGCATCGCCCAGCTCAACCCCTCGGTCAAGCTGCCCGACCTGGCCATCGCGGTGGCCCGGCGCTCGGATGGCAGCGGCACCACCAACATCTTCACCAACTACCTGAGCGAGATCAGCGCCGAGTGGAAGGAGAAGGTCGGCGCTGGCACCTCGGTGGCCTGGCCCGTGGGCCTGGGCGGCCAGGGCAACGCCGGCGTGGCCGGGCTGGTGCGCCAGATCCCCGGGGCCATCGGCTATGTGGAGATCGCCTACGCCCTGCAGAACAAGATGTCCTACGCCGCCCTGCAGAACCAGTCGGGCCGGTTCGTCCTGCCCTCCCTGGAGGCCACGAGCCTGGCGGCCAACAAGCCGATGCCCGAGGACCTGCGGGCGATCATCGTCAACACGCCGGACCCGAACGGCTACCCCATCGCCGGCTTCACCTGGCTCCTGGTCTACAAGGAACAGGAGGACGCCAAGAAGGGGCAGGCGCTGGTCGACTTCCTGTGGTGGGCCGTGCACGACGGGCAGAAGCTCGCTCGCCAGCTGGAGTACGCGCCCCTGCCGGCCAACGTGGTGAAGATGGTGGAGGAGAAGATCGCCTCCATCACCTATGACGGGCAGCCGCTCTTGAAGCGGTGA
- a CDS encoding cobalamin B12-binding domain-containing protein, translating into MTQERRSPRTLLAAAIGDCVHVAGLHAVLRIARAAGYRTVMLGPAVAPERVVDAIREHDPDVVALSYRLSPQAAANVLRAFERRVREAGLARRRFVFGGTPPVCRLAERIRLFERTFDGSEGPEAVEAYLRGVPLEDRTPSWPQSLPERVAARHPEPIIRHHYGQPSYEETLAGVRVLAESESLDVISLGVDQNTQEHFFHPDQADPQQDGAGGVPVRTPEQFRALYEASRTGNYPLMRSYSGTRDLIRMAEVLHETIHLAWGAIPLTWYSVLDGRSDRSLHETLVEAQEAMRWHAARGIPVEMNESHHWSLRDAHDTVAVVMAYLAARNARAAGVRHYVAQYMFNTPPETSFAMDLAKMLAKVELIESLQGPGFQVFRETRVGLRSHPHDLNEAKGHLAASAFLQMALRPHILHVVAFSEADHAATAPEIVESCRIARGVVRDALGGSPDLTADPRVRARKEELLSEAQVLLDAIASLAPAGVADPLTDPGTLTRAVSIGLVDAPHFLGNPAPEARGEVVTQPVDGKVVPVDPETGQVLSERERVEKVLRRAALVR; encoded by the coding sequence ATGACCCAGGAGCGTCGCTCGCCGCGCACCTTGCTGGCGGCGGCCATCGGAGACTGCGTCCACGTGGCCGGTCTGCACGCCGTGCTCCGCATCGCGCGGGCCGCGGGGTACCGCACGGTGATGCTGGGGCCCGCAGTGGCTCCGGAGCGGGTGGTGGACGCCATCCGGGAGCACGATCCCGACGTGGTGGCCCTCAGCTACCGGCTCTCCCCCCAGGCGGCGGCCAACGTCTTGCGGGCCTTCGAGCGCCGGGTGCGGGAGGCGGGCCTGGCCCGCCGCCGCTTCGTCTTCGGGGGCACGCCCCCCGTCTGCCGCCTGGCGGAGCGCATCCGTCTCTTCGAGCGGACCTTCGACGGGAGCGAAGGGCCCGAGGCCGTGGAGGCGTACCTCCGCGGCGTGCCCCTGGAGGACCGCACCCCTTCCTGGCCTCAATCCCTGCCCGAGCGGGTCGCGGCCCGGCATCCCGAGCCGATCATCCGGCACCACTACGGCCAGCCCAGCTACGAGGAGACCCTGGCCGGCGTGCGCGTGCTGGCCGAGTCCGAGAGCCTCGACGTCATCTCCCTGGGGGTGGACCAGAACACCCAGGAGCACTTCTTCCACCCCGACCAGGCGGACCCGCAGCAGGACGGCGCCGGCGGCGTTCCGGTACGGACGCCCGAGCAGTTCCGGGCCCTCTACGAGGCGTCCCGCACCGGGAACTACCCCCTCATGCGCTCCTACTCGGGCACCCGCGACCTGATCCGCATGGCCGAGGTGTTGCACGAGACGATCCATCTGGCCTGGGGAGCCATCCCGCTCACCTGGTACAGCGTGCTGGACGGGCGTTCAGACCGCTCCCTGCACGAGACGCTGGTGGAGGCCCAGGAAGCCATGCGGTGGCACGCGGCCCGCGGCATCCCTGTGGAGATGAACGAGTCGCATCACTGGAGCCTCAGGGACGCCCACGACACCGTGGCGGTGGTGATGGCGTACCTGGCCGCCCGCAACGCTCGCGCCGCGGGGGTGCGCCACTACGTGGCCCAGTACATGTTCAACACCCCGCCCGAGACGTCGTTCGCGATGGACCTGGCCAAGATGCTGGCGAAGGTGGAGCTGATCGAGTCCCTTCAGGGGCCGGGCTTTCAGGTCTTCCGGGAGACACGCGTCGGGCTCCGGTCGCACCCCCACGACCTGAACGAGGCCAAGGGCCACCTGGCCGCTTCCGCCTTCCTCCAGATGGCGCTGAGACCCCACATCCTCCACGTGGTCGCCTTCAGCGAAGCGGACCACGCGGCCACCGCGCCCGAGATCGTCGAGAGCTGCCGCATCGCACGCGGCGTCGTGCGCGACGCGCTGGGCGGGAGCCCGGATCTCACTGCCGACCCCCGGGTGCGGGCTCGTAAGGAGGAGCTGCTCTCCGAGGCCCAGGTGCTCCTGGACGCAATCGCCTCCCTGGCGCCCGCGGGCGTCGCGGACCCCCTGACCGACCCCGGCACCCTCACCCGCGCCGTCAGCATCGGCTTGGTGGACGCGCCGCACTTCCTGGGGAACCCGGCGCCCGAGGCCCGGGGCGAGGTGGTCACCCAGCCCGTGGACGGCAAGGTCGTGCCCGTCGACCCGGAGACGGGGCAGGTCCTCTCCGAGCGCGAGCGGGTCGAGAAGGTGCTGCGGCGGGCCGCGCTGGTGCGCTGA
- the pstA gene encoding phosphate ABC transporter permease PstA, producing MMEPGCVAARSTQLGLSERQVERSVRRRRWQDRVMQALMVLSVLVVVTPLFSLLIYVGQSGIRGLSLDFFTHLPKPVGVPGGGMANAIVGSTILVALASVVGVPVGVMGGIFLARSHGRLADAVRFVAQVLNGVPSIVVGLAVYGLLVLPMKTYSAWAGGIALGMLMIPLVTLNTEEMVRLVPRDLNEAALALGIPAWLATLRVVVRTALPGILTGIMLAVARVAGETAPLLFTALNNAFWHQGLSNPIASLPVTIYTYAVSPYEEWHQQAWTGALVLVGMVLGTNILSRILGRSRYDRR from the coding sequence ATGATGGAGCCGGGATGCGTGGCGGCCCGGAGCACGCAGCTGGGGCTCTCGGAGCGTCAGGTGGAGCGGAGCGTGCGCCGGCGCCGCTGGCAAGACCGGGTCATGCAGGCGCTCATGGTGCTGAGCGTCCTGGTGGTGGTCACGCCCCTCTTCAGCCTGCTGATCTACGTGGGGCAGTCGGGTATCCGTGGGCTCAGCCTGGACTTCTTCACCCACCTGCCCAAGCCCGTGGGGGTGCCGGGCGGGGGCATGGCCAACGCGATCGTGGGCTCCACCATCCTGGTGGCGCTGGCCAGTGTCGTGGGCGTCCCGGTGGGCGTCATGGGCGGGATCTTCCTGGCCCGGTCCCACGGCCGGCTGGCGGACGCGGTCCGATTCGTGGCGCAGGTCCTCAACGGGGTGCCGTCCATCGTGGTGGGCCTGGCCGTCTACGGCCTGCTGGTGCTCCCCATGAAGACCTACTCGGCGTGGGCAGGCGGCATCGCCCTGGGCATGCTCATGATCCCCCTGGTGACCCTCAACACCGAGGAGATGGTCCGACTGGTGCCGCGCGACCTGAACGAGGCCGCCTTGGCGCTGGGGATCCCCGCCTGGCTCGCCACCCTGCGGGTGGTGGTGCGCACGGCCCTGCCCGGGATCCTCACGGGCATCATGCTGGCTGTGGCCCGGGTGGCGGGTGAGACGGCGCCGCTCCTCTTCACCGCCCTGAACAACGCCTTCTGGCATCAGGGGCTCTCCAACCCCATCGCGTCCCTGCCCGTCACCATCTACACCTACGCGGTCTCACCCTACGAGGAGTGGCACCAGCAGGCCTGGACCGGCGCGCTGGTGCTGGTAGGCATGGTGCTGGGGACCAACATCCTCTCGCGGATCCTTGGAAGGTCCCGCTACGATCGGCGCTGA
- a CDS encoding GlsB/YeaQ/YmgE family stress response membrane protein, translating into METAGWVTVVVVGLVVGWLIQQYAVSKKYPGGWWLSLIVGLVGAWVGAAYLGSWLWMLGGANVIGSIVVAAVLSYVVGLFGSEAKV; encoded by the coding sequence ATGGAAACGGCCGGTTGGGTGACGGTGGTGGTCGTCGGCCTGGTGGTCGGCTGGCTGATCCAGCAGTACGCCGTCAGCAAGAAGTACCCCGGCGGCTGGTGGCTCAGCCTGATCGTGGGGCTGGTGGGCGCCTGGGTCGGCGCAGCGTACCTCGGCTCCTGGCTCTGGATGCTGGGCGGCGCCAACGTCATCGGCAGCATCGTCGTCGCGGCGGTTCTTTCATACGTCGTCGGCCTTTTCGGTTCCGAGGCGAAGGTCTGA